In Deferribacter desulfuricans SSM1, the following are encoded in one genomic region:
- a CDS encoding FecCD family ABC transporter permease produces the protein MNRFVIALIITIIIFSFSLTNGAVSLNNLTIQLLLNVRLPRVLTAFIIGGILSLSGSILQLILRNPLADGFTTGISASAALGASISIGLGLNLSFTPMIAILFALIGLYIVFTLTNIDKSFHYITIILAGIILNIICSAIISFLKYYFDESLGSIIYWLMGGFYDVSYLKVFILFLVLISSFLILFKNSFKLNILAYDYKTANSLGVDVAITRKKLFIIVSILIAFAVSFSGIIGFVGLIIPHIVRGLFKPDMKTHLIYSTLFGANFLLLSDTVCRIIIPSGAELPVGVATSFFGGIFFLFLMKYRLKNIWYG, from the coding sequence ATGAATAGATTTGTAATAGCTTTGATAATTACAATCATAATTTTTTCTTTTTCTCTGACAAATGGTGCAGTAAGTCTTAATAATTTGACAATACAGTTATTGTTAAATGTAAGATTACCAAGGGTTTTGACAGCTTTTATTATAGGAGGGATACTTTCACTTAGTGGATCTATTTTACAGCTAATATTAAGAAACCCTTTGGCAGATGGATTTACCACCGGCATTTCTGCCTCAGCAGCGCTTGGTGCATCAATAAGTATCGGTTTAGGATTAAATTTATCATTTACCCCTATGATTGCCATCCTGTTTGCATTAATAGGCTTATATATTGTATTTACGCTTACCAATATTGATAAATCATTTCACTATATCACCATTATACTGGCTGGGATTATTTTAAATATAATATGCTCGGCGATTATAAGCTTTTTGAAATATTACTTTGATGAATCTTTAGGCTCAATTATCTATTGGCTAATGGGTGGATTTTATGATGTATCCTACCTAAAGGTTTTTATTCTTTTTCTGGTGCTAATTTCAAGCTTTCTTATTCTTTTTAAAAATAGTTTTAAACTAAATATCTTAGCCTACGACTATAAAACTGCCAACTCACTTGGCGTTGATGTGGCTATTACCAGAAAAAAACTTTTTATAATTGTTTCCATACTTATTGCTTTTGCTGTGAGTTTTAGTGGTATAATTGGTTTTGTAGGTCTCATTATCCCACATATTGTTAGGGGGCTTTTTAAACCCGATATGAAAACCCACTTAATATATTCTACGCTATTTGGAGCTAATTTCCTTTTGTTATCTGATACAGTTTGTAGAATAATCATCCCTTCTGGTGCAGAACTGCCTGTGGGTGTAGCTACATCATTTTTTGGTGGGATTTTCTTCCTATTTTTAATGAAATATAGATTAAAAAATATCTGGTATGGGTAA
- a CDS encoding ABC transporter ATP-binding protein, which produces MNIIDIKNLNAKVGDFTLKIDSLTVSKREKIALLGENGAGKSTLLDIISGVNKNFTGELKILNKQVSNYKPIELANLISYLPQFSEIIFGFNVFDTVLFGRYPKTLGKFDNYDLEKTELWLKKLDIYHLKNRKFNELSGGEKKRVMLARVLNQDTDIILLDEPFSMLDVKHTKTVKEILADEKKSVILSSHDINILKGLVDEIVFLKKGEILCKVNINDLNKEILNEVFEVDFKCINGFYFID; this is translated from the coding sequence ATGAATATTATTGATATTAAAAATTTGAATGCCAAAGTTGGAGATTTTACATTAAAAATTGATAGTCTAACTGTATCAAAAAGGGAAAAAATAGCTCTATTAGGTGAAAATGGTGCTGGTAAAAGTACACTGCTTGATATCATCAGTGGAGTAAATAAAAATTTTACAGGTGAACTAAAAATCTTAAACAAACAAGTTTCTAACTATAAACCTATTGAGCTTGCAAATTTAATCTCTTATTTACCCCAGTTTTCTGAAATTATTTTTGGGTTCAATGTTTTTGATACTGTTTTATTTGGAAGATATCCCAAAACCTTAGGCAAATTTGATAATTACGATCTTGAGAAGACTGAGTTGTGGCTAAAAAAACTGGATATTTATCATTTGAAAAATAGAAAATTTAATGAGCTTTCTGGTGGAGAGAAAAAGCGAGTAATGCTTGCAAGAGTTTTAAATCAGGATACTGACATCATCTTGTTGGATGAGCCCTTTTCCATGCTCGATGTAAAGCATACAAAGACAGTTAAAGAGATTTTGGCAGATGAGAAAAAAAGCGTAATACTATCATCACATGACATCAATATCTTAAAAGGGTTAGTGGATGAGATAGTCTTTTTAAAAAAAGGGGAAATCCTTTGCAAAGTAAATATTAACGATTTAAACAAGGAGATTTTGAATGAAGTTTTTGAAGTGGATTTTAAATGTATTAATGGTTTTTATTTTATTGACTAA
- the cobI gene encoding precorrin-2 C(20)-methyltransferase: protein MQKLIYAIGLGPGDPELITLKALHTLKDSDVVVTPQSDKNGRSLAKEIISKHISPSKIYTYYFPMNNDKDLLDKRYKELAEIINNFLSEGKKVSYVTIGDLSIYSTFNYLEKKLKLFDIDIIKIPGVPSFIAAANRINENLVIKDESFCVVELSNNLDKLDDLLSNFSTVVIMKVHKRLNDLIAFVRNSNSVKKGFLIERATLPEERIFDLLSDDLPKDAGYLSTAILFSEVKHG from the coding sequence ATGCAAAAACTAATTTATGCAATCGGATTAGGGCCTGGTGATCCAGAGCTTATTACTTTAAAAGCTTTACATACTTTAAAAGATTCAGATGTTGTAGTTACTCCTCAATCAGATAAAAATGGCAGAAGTCTTGCAAAAGAGATTATCAGCAAGCATATTTCTCCCTCAAAAATTTACACATATTATTTCCCTATGAATAACGATAAAGATTTACTTGATAAAAGATACAAAGAATTAGCTGAAATCATAAACAACTTTTTATCTGAAGGTAAAAAGGTTTCTTATGTTACAATCGGCGATCTTTCCATATACAGTACTTTTAATTATCTCGAGAAAAAGTTAAAACTTTTTGATATAGATATAATTAAAATTCCTGGTGTCCCATCCTTTATTGCTGCTGCAAATAGAATTAACGAAAATTTAGTGATAAAAGATGAGTCTTTTTGCGTAGTAGAGCTTTCAAATAATTTAGATAAGCTGGATGATTTATTAAGTAATTTTTCCACAGTGGTAATAATGAAAGTGCATAAAAGGTTAAATGATCTAATAGCTTTTGTCAGAAATAGCAATTCAGTAAAAAAAGGTTTTTTGATAGAGAGGGCAACTTTACCAGAAGAAAGGATTTTTGACCTATTGTCAGATGATTTACCTAAAGACGCTGGTTATCTATCCACCGCAATCCTTTTTAGTGAGGTTAAACATGGATAA
- a CDS encoding sirohydrochlorin cobaltochelatase has translation MKKVIIFLFVAVFLMTGVCMAKMEKNKTKKNAIVIASFGTTYPSGLKSIINIINMVKNEFPNTEVRVTFTSNIIRKIWQKRNKHPEEWIKKGVPKEILNVKGVVATLGDLSDEGYKNIVIQPTHIYHGEEFSDLLEYARGLNSIQTIKKRWKPFHKIVLGRPALGTYGDKYDYHEDIKEVVKALRNDVELARKHNAALVYMGHGNEFYSTGAYIETEKEFNRQYKDVKIFIGTVEGYPSLGDVILKLKKQNIKKVVLKPFMVVAGDHASNDMAGDEPDSWKNILKKEGIEVIPVIEGLGSNNSFAKIFLEHLKDAAKDGGINLK, from the coding sequence ATGAAAAAAGTTATTATTTTTCTTTTTGTTGCAGTATTCTTAATGACAGGAGTTTGTATGGCTAAAATGGAAAAGAACAAAACAAAAAAAAACGCAATTGTAATTGCAAGCTTTGGGACTACTTACCCTTCAGGACTAAAATCTATTATTAATATTATCAATATGGTTAAAAATGAATTCCCTAATACCGAAGTTAGAGTAACTTTTACTTCAAATATTATAAGAAAAATATGGCAAAAAAGAAATAAACACCCTGAAGAGTGGATAAAAAAAGGTGTGCCAAAAGAGATTTTAAATGTGAAAGGGGTTGTTGCTACATTAGGTGATTTGTCTGACGAAGGGTATAAAAACATTGTTATCCAGCCAACACATATCTACCATGGTGAAGAGTTCTCTGACCTTTTAGAATATGCAAGAGGCCTAAACTCTATTCAGACAATTAAAAAAAGATGGAAGCCTTTTCACAAAATAGTGCTTGGTCGTCCAGCACTTGGAACTTATGGTGATAAATACGATTACCATGAAGATATAAAAGAGGTAGTAAAAGCATTAAGAAATGATGTTGAGTTAGCAAGAAAGCATAATGCAGCATTAGTCTATATGGGGCATGGAAATGAATTTTATTCCACAGGTGCATATATTGAAACAGAAAAAGAGTTCAACCGTCAATATAAGGATGTAAAAATTTTTATAGGTACAGTTGAAGGTTATCCTAGTTTGGGAGATGTGATTTTAAAATTAAAAAAGCAAAATATCAAAAAAGTGGTTTTAAAACCGTTTATGGTTGTAGCTGGGGATCATGCAAGTAACGATATGGCAGGGGATGAACCTGATTCTTGGAAAAATATTTTGAAAAAAGAAGGGATAGAAGTTATCCCTGTAATTGAAGGACTTGGTTCTAACAACAGTTTTGCAAAGATTTTTTTAGAGCATTTAAAAGACGCTGCTAAGGATGGTGGGATTAATCTTAAATGA
- the cobA gene encoding uroporphyrinogen-III C-methyltransferase has product MRKLILIGAGLNKDLITLKGLNKLKEADIILYDRLVDNSLLDVVNCEKVFVGKTPYKPSCSQCEINSLIEKALLEDKTVVRLKGGDASIYSRSLEEIEVARRCDAIIEIIPGVTTVSQFVAKLETALTARGISSGVIFITGHKKDGELNEAYNWKAIVDLNMSIVVYMGVKNFMKILNLLLENGLSEKTPVAIGEKLDFDDEKIIVSDVENLFNFNFEIKFPAIMLIGEVVKSSNFFTNSFTIKGEGCTKCKN; this is encoded by the coding sequence ATGAGAAAACTTATTCTAATTGGTGCAGGCTTAAATAAAGATTTAATAACATTAAAAGGTTTAAACAAGCTTAAAGAAGCAGACATCATTTTATACGACAGGTTAGTGGATAACAGTTTATTGGATGTAGTAAATTGTGAAAAAGTATTTGTTGGTAAAACTCCTTATAAACCAAGCTGTTCGCAATGTGAAATAAATAGCTTGATAGAAAAAGCTCTTTTAGAAGATAAAACAGTAGTTAGGTTAAAAGGTGGAGATGCTTCTATATATTCTAGAAGCCTTGAAGAGATTGAAGTAGCAAGAAGATGTGATGCCATAATTGAAATTATTCCTGGAGTTACTACTGTATCACAATTTGTTGCAAAATTAGAAACGGCTCTTACTGCAAGAGGTATCTCTTCTGGCGTAATTTTCATAACAGGTCATAAAAAAGATGGTGAGCTTAATGAAGCTTACAACTGGAAAGCAATAGTGGATTTAAACATGAGTATAGTAGTCTATATGGGAGTTAAAAATTTTATGAAAATTTTAAATTTATTGTTAGAAAATGGGTTAAGTGAAAAAACTCCAGTTGCTATTGGTGAAAAATTGGATTTTGATGATGAAAAAATAATCGTATCAGATGTTGAAAACCTATTTAACTTTAATTTTGAGATTAAATTCCCTGCAATAATGCTAATTGGCGAAGTGGTTAAATCTTCTAACTTTTTTACAAATAGTTTTACCATTAAAGGTGAAGGGTGTACAAAATGCAAAAACTAA
- a CDS encoding ABC transporter substrate-binding protein, whose amino-acid sequence MKFLKWILNVLMVFILLTNSSLAYERVILLSPACADIFLKLGLNNKVVGITKHIKGFDSTVKVGSHLKPNLELMLSLNPDLIIYSNNRFLPNSLDKFHIKTYKYDPKTTKEIFEQIKKIASMMNVSKTGNNLINELKNKLSQLKKLNKKPKVIYEITQTPYIVAGKNSIINDIIKKAGGINAIDINKKLVKFSIEKAISLHPDIYIYQVGPMNKTPTPPDKRPLFKNMKTVFIRVNELDFARANTKTIDNILFLNNIFYKWSLK is encoded by the coding sequence ATGAAGTTTTTGAAGTGGATTTTAAATGTATTAATGGTTTTTATTTTATTGACTAATAGCAGTTTAGCTTATGAAAGGGTAATTTTATTGTCTCCAGCCTGCGCTGATATTTTTTTAAAATTAGGATTAAACAATAAAGTTGTAGGTATCACAAAGCATATAAAAGGTTTTGATAGCACCGTTAAAGTGGGTTCTCATTTAAAACCAAATTTAGAATTAATGCTTTCTTTAAATCCAGATTTGATTATATATTCAAATAATCGTTTTTTACCAAACAGTTTGGATAAATTTCACATAAAAACATATAAATATGATCCAAAAACTACCAAAGAAATATTTGAGCAAATAAAAAAGATAGCTTCTATGATGAATGTATCTAAAACTGGTAATAACTTAATAAATGAATTAAAAAATAAACTATCCCAGTTAAAAAAGCTAAATAAAAAGCCTAAAGTAATATATGAAATCACACAAACACCCTATATAGTAGCAGGGAAAAACAGCATAATAAATGATATCATAAAAAAGGCTGGTGGGATAAACGCGATAGATATAAATAAAAAACTTGTTAAATTTTCCATCGAAAAGGCCATTTCGCTACATCCTGATATATATATTTACCAAGTTGGTCCTATGAACAAAACCCCAACCCCACCAGATAAAAGGCCTCTTTTTAAAAATATGAAGACTGTTTTTATCAGAGTAAATGAACTTGATTTTGCAAGAGCAAACACAAAAACCATAGATAACATCCTTTTTTTAAATAACATTTTTTACAAATGGAGCTTAAAATGA